Proteins from a genomic interval of Undibacterium parvum:
- a CDS encoding ABC transporter permease, which produces MNNSDLPRWATALLLPLLNLLSALLVAALVIYLLGENPLESLSILINAAVLNPEGLGYTLFYASTFIFTGLSVSVAMQAGLFNIGSEGQMYLGGLGITLVVLALDASLPSWILIPLALVASAVFGAAWAYLPGYLQAKRGSHVVVTTIMFNFIAASLMNFIIVAYLIPAGQQNTASRIFADSSWLPKLNAVFPILGETPLNISFVLALLALVIYGIAVWRSAWGYQLRATGLNQHAAHYAGISITKTIVVAMLISGALAGLGAVNSLMGSTHYLNLNFPAGAGFIGIAIALMGRQHPIGILLSSILFGALIQGGFDLSLEKPNIPPETFIFIQGLIILFCGSMENLYAPALSACFKAKSTFTTRKSDV; this is translated from the coding sequence ATGAATAATTCCGATCTGCCACGCTGGGCCACGGCGCTGCTACTGCCTTTACTCAATTTGCTGTCTGCCTTGTTGGTGGCGGCACTGGTGATCTATTTACTCGGCGAAAATCCACTCGAATCGCTAAGCATACTGATCAATGCCGCCGTCCTCAATCCCGAAGGTCTGGGATATACCTTGTTTTATGCCTCTACCTTTATCTTCACAGGTTTGTCGGTCTCGGTAGCGATGCAGGCCGGCTTATTCAATATCGGTAGCGAAGGCCAAATGTACCTGGGCGGACTAGGCATTACTCTGGTGGTGTTAGCGCTGGACGCCAGCCTACCGTCCTGGATCTTAATCCCGCTGGCATTGGTCGCCAGTGCCGTCTTCGGTGCCGCCTGGGCTTATCTGCCTGGCTATCTACAAGCAAAGCGCGGTAGCCACGTGGTGGTCACCACCATCATGTTTAACTTCATCGCCGCCAGCCTGATGAATTTCATCATCGTCGCCTATCTGATACCGGCCGGCCAGCAAAACACCGCCAGCCGCATCTTCGCCGACAGTAGCTGGCTGCCGAAACTCAACGCAGTGTTCCCGATTTTAGGCGAGACGCCACTCAACATCAGCTTCGTGCTGGCCTTACTGGCGCTGGTGATTTACGGTATCGCGGTATGGCGCTCGGCCTGGGGTTATCAATTGCGCGCTACCGGCCTGAACCAGCATGCAGCACATTACGCGGGCATCTCTATCACCAAGACCATCGTGGTGGCGATGTTGATTTCCGGTGCCTTGGCCGGACTCGGTGCGGTCAATTCGCTGATGGGTTCTACCCATTACCTGAACCTGAATTTCCCGGCCGGTGCCGGCTTCATCGGCATTGCGATTGCCCTGATGGGACGCCAGCATCCTATCGGCATCTTGCTCTCTTCTATCTTGTTTGGCGCCCTAATCCAAGGCGGATTTGATCTGTCACTAGAAAAACCGAATATCCCGCCTGAGACCTTTATCTTCATCCAAGGCCTGATCATTCTATTTTGCGGCTCCATGGAAAATCTGTACGCACCAGCACTGAGCGCGTGCTTTAAAGCAAAATCTACATTCACAACAAGGAAGAGCGATGTTTGA
- a CDS encoding 2OG-Fe(II) oxygenase family protein has product MFIQPVDYRSPDAAQKFTESLHNTGFGVLTHHPLSQTLLETIYKEWYEFYQTDAKNQYQFDPVKMDGYFSPKISETAKGYTKRDLKEFYHIYPTGRFPAEVSKAALDYYAQGATLAAELLQWVEQYTPTDIKSRYSMPLSDMITGSDLTLLRVLHYPPLRGDEEPDAVRAAAHGDINLLTLLPAATQAGLQVLGKDEEWHDVPCDFGMLIVNIGDMLDEASQGYYPSTIHRVLNPTGEAAKQSRISLPLFLHPRPDVVLSERHTAGSYLNERLIELGVKK; this is encoded by the coding sequence ATGTTCATCCAACCAGTCGATTACCGCAGCCCGGATGCGGCACAAAAATTCACCGAAAGCCTGCACAACACCGGCTTCGGCGTCTTGACCCATCATCCGCTGTCGCAAACTTTACTTGAAACTATCTACAAGGAATGGTACGAGTTCTACCAGACCGATGCAAAGAATCAGTACCAGTTCGACCCGGTAAAAATGGATGGCTATTTTTCTCCTAAAATTTCAGAGACCGCCAAAGGCTATACCAAGCGCGACCTGAAAGAGTTTTACCATATCTACCCAACCGGCCGCTTCCCTGCCGAAGTATCAAAAGCGGCGCTGGACTACTATGCCCAAGGTGCTACGCTGGCCGCCGAGCTGCTGCAATGGGTAGAGCAATATACGCCGACTGACATCAAGTCCAGATATTCTATGCCGTTGTCCGACATGATCACCGGCAGCGATCTGACCTTGCTCAGGGTCTTGCACTATCCGCCTTTACGCGGCGACGAAGAGCCTGATGCAGTGCGTGCCGCCGCCCACGGTGACATTAACCTGCTGACCCTATTGCCAGCCGCCACCCAAGCCGGTTTGCAGGTACTGGGCAAAGATGAAGAATGGCATGATGTACCCTGTGATTTCGGCATGCTGATCGTGAATATCGGCGACATGCTGGACGAAGCATCGCAAGGCTATTACCCGTCTACCATACACCGGGTACTCAATCCAACTGGCGAAGCCGCCAAGCAATCGCGCATCTCTCTACCGTTATTCCTACACCCCCGCCCCGACGTAGTACTATCAGAACGCCACACCGCAGGCAGTTATCTGAATGAACGTTTGATAGAGTTAGGCGTTAAGAAGTAA
- a CDS encoding nucleoside hydrolase, producing MSTSSAKHKVIFDTDPGVDDAMALYFALAHTDIDVIGITTTFGNVTVEQATTNALYLTRIAGRAIPVAQGVNVPFAKAPGTPPDFIHGADGLGNLPSRIEAGGQAEPLSAAEFIVKMARQHPGEITLVAVGPLGNLGLALKLEPQLPKLLKQVVLMAGAVDEPGNVSPVAEANVWNDPDAADLVFTAGWDLTMVGLDVTHRVVLLSKFFERLAQHHKHVAMDTLHHAVMFYSDFYSSIRPDMGHGCYGHDVLAFVWLVAPELFKTQSGRVRVATEGIANGQTMMAKLAIPYPQAGWEADKPETRVCMEVDAAACEKLIAEVLASDWLLAPLSK from the coding sequence ATGAGTACTTCTAGCGCTAAACATAAAGTTATTTTTGATACCGACCCGGGTGTCGATGATGCCATGGCACTGTACTTCGCCCTTGCGCATACTGACATCGACGTGATCGGTATCACCACCACCTTCGGTAACGTCACCGTAGAACAAGCCACTACCAACGCCCTGTATCTGACCCGCATCGCCGGCCGTGCTATTCCGGTAGCGCAAGGCGTAAACGTACCGTTCGCCAAAGCGCCTGGCACGCCGCCAGATTTTATTCACGGTGCCGATGGTCTGGGCAATTTGCCTAGCCGCATCGAAGCCGGCGGGCAAGCTGAGCCACTCAGTGCTGCCGAATTCATCGTCAAGATGGCGCGTCAGCATCCCGGTGAAATCACCCTGGTCGCTGTCGGCCCGCTGGGCAACCTGGGTCTGGCCTTGAAGCTGGAACCTCAATTGCCTAAGCTCCTCAAACAAGTGGTTCTGATGGCCGGTGCCGTCGATGAGCCGGGCAATGTCTCGCCCGTAGCGGAAGCGAATGTCTGGAACGATCCGGATGCCGCCGATCTGGTATTTACCGCAGGCTGGGATCTGACCATGGTCGGTCTCGACGTCACGCACCGCGTGGTCTTGCTGTCGAAATTCTTTGAGCGTCTGGCCCAGCATCACAAACACGTCGCCATGGACACGCTGCATCACGCGGTCATGTTCTACAGCGATTTCTACAGCTCTATCCGTCCCGACATGGGACATGGTTGTTATGGCCACGACGTGCTGGCGTTTGTCTGGCTGGTCGCACCGGAACTGTTCAAGACCCAGAGCGGCCGCGTGCGCGTCGCTACCGAAGGGATAGCCAATGGTCAGACCATGATGGCAAAACTGGCGATCCCTTACCCGCAAGCTGGCTGGGAAGCGGACAAGCCAGAGACCCGCGTCTGCATGGAAGTCGATGCCGCCGCTTGTGAAAAACTGATAGCCGAGGTTCTGGCCAGTGACTGGTTGTTAGCGCCATTAAGCAAATAA
- a CDS encoding ABC transporter permease encodes MFEDFHLASILVATIRNAPVLMFAALAGLFAERSGIVDLALEGKMLAAAFVSAAVAYATQNPWLGVLAGVGISVAVAMLQGFVSITQKGNQLVAGIALNIAISGLTFVLAQFFFAQGGRTPDLGQARLFDIVLPGSALVADIPFLGWFYTQFLGGHSALVYLAFALIPVVHWIIYHSSFGLRLRAVGENPHAADAAGVSVEATRFMAMLCAGVLCSFSGAYLSLVQSGFFLRDMSAGNGYLALTALVFGNWRPLHTALGCLMFGFFAALQVQIEGVTFPGVGKIPGSLIQMIPYVITVIVLAGLMAKSVAPKAIGLPFVKSR; translated from the coding sequence ATGTTTGAAGACTTCCACCTCGCCAGCATCCTGGTCGCTACCATACGCAATGCGCCAGTGCTGATGTTTGCCGCTTTGGCCGGGCTGTTTGCCGAGCGCAGCGGTATCGTCGATCTGGCGCTAGAAGGCAAGATGCTCGCTGCCGCCTTTGTCTCTGCCGCTGTGGCTTATGCCACCCAGAATCCCTGGCTGGGCGTATTAGCTGGTGTAGGCATTTCGGTTGCCGTAGCGATGTTGCAAGGTTTCGTCAGCATCACACAAAAAGGCAATCAACTGGTAGCGGGAATCGCGCTGAACATTGCCATCAGCGGCCTCACCTTTGTGCTGGCGCAGTTTTTCTTTGCGCAGGGCGGCCGTACCCCAGACCTGGGTCAGGCGCGCCTGTTTGACATCGTCTTGCCAGGTTCTGCACTGGTGGCCGATATCCCTTTCCTGGGATGGTTCTACACCCAATTTTTAGGTGGCCACAGTGCGCTGGTATATCTGGCCTTCGCGCTGATCCCTGTCGTTCACTGGATTATCTATCACAGCAGCTTTGGCTTGCGTCTACGCGCAGTCGGTGAAAATCCGCATGCTGCCGATGCCGCTGGCGTCAGCGTAGAAGCCACCCGTTTCATGGCGATGTTATGCGCCGGTGTGCTGTGTTCTTTCTCCGGCGCTTACCTGTCGCTGGTGCAGAGCGGTTTTTTCCTGCGCGACATGTCGGCCGGTAACGGCTACCTGGCATTGACGGCCTTGGTGTTTGGTAACTGGCGTCCTTTACATACGGCACTCGGTTGCCTGATGTTTGGTTTTTTTGCTGCGCTACAGGTACAGATAGAAGGCGTGACTTTCCCAGGCGTAGGAAAAATACCCGGCTCACTGATACAGATGATTCCGTATGTGATTACCGTCATCGTACTGGCAGGCTTGATGGCCAAATCGGTCGCACCTAAAGCCATAGGCCTACCGTTTGTGAAGTCACGTTAA